From the genome of Fusarium oxysporum f. sp. lycopersici 4287 chromosome 3, whole genome shotgun sequence, one region includes:
- a CDS encoding hypothetical protein (At least one base has a quality score < 10), whose translation MVVVKNMIDSTLYQPLVHKADELRYYYRMFTVSLYDINYCVFATDRGLKQMDGIIGSL comes from the coding sequence ATGGTAGTTGTCAAAAACATGATCGATAGCACGCTTTATCAACCGTTGGTTCATAAAGCAGATGAGCTAAGGTACTATTATAGGATGTTTACGGTAAGCCTCTACGATATCAACTACTGTGTATTTGCGACGGACCGTGGCTTGAAGCAGATGGACGGAATCATTGGTTCTCTATAA
- a CDS encoding hypothetical protein (At least one base has a quality score < 10), with protein sequence MIMRIDTQNTAMPWDPHLTPINSPTNIFPNVWNNQATDQELPCQYSIGEDFPAFHAPSQPVIESQQAMLGPHELPDLPQLSVQPLMSPADLTHHSKVAGYDSPTSHLFASPIWPPDESVYTGSPEFLNVANEINIGSGWGLMDGLESFDESFSQIREICGTSKTMPILQHQGMSSLTRPKGKPNIELPVALGRNRHRCGFPGCGREYRRIEHLKRHIKSYHTEYPETFSCEFCGKSDFSRGDNLRIHRKLHARQPSGKARVQFVPEAAVILEEEMRSKEAR encoded by the exons ATGATTATGCGCATCGACACACAAAATACCGCGATGCCATGGGACCCCCATCTGACTCCTATCAATAGTCCTACGAATATCTTCCCAAATGTCTGGAACAATCAAGCCACTGATCAAGAGCTACCGTGCCAATACAGTATCGGAGAAGACTTCCCAGCCTTTCATGCGCCCTCCCAGCCGGTTATTGAGAGCCAACAAGCTATGCTTGGGCCACACGAGTTACCGGACTTGCCCCAACTATCAGTCCAGCCCTTGATGTCTCCTGCTGACCTTACGCACCATTCCAAGGTTGCAGGATATGACTCTCCTACAAGCCATCTATTCGCAAGTCCAATTTGGCCCCCTGATGAAAGTGTTTATACGGGAAGTCCCGAATTTTTGAATGTGGCCAATGAAATCAATATCGGTTCTGGATGGGGTCTTATGGATGGCTTGGAGTCGTTCGATGAATCATTTTCACAAATCAGGGAAATTTGCGGCACAAGCAAGACGATGCCGATCTTGCAGCACCAGGGAATGTCGTCGCTCACAAGGCCGAAAGGAAAGCCCAACATCGAGCTACCAGTTGCCCTTGGGAGGAACAGGCACAGATGCGGCTTCCCAGGGTGCGGTCGCGAATACCGAAGAATCGAGCATCTGAAACGTCATATCAAAAG CTATCATACCGAGTATCCCGAAACTTTCTCTTGCGAGTTTTGTGGGAAAAGCGATTTCAGCCGCGGTGACAACCTGAGAATCCATCGAAAGCTACACGCACGTCAGCCAAGCGGCAAGGCTAGAGTTCAATTTGTTCCTGAAGCAGCTGTGATTCTTGAAGAGGAGATGCGAAGTAAGGAGGCGAGGTGA
- a CDS encoding hypothetical protein (At least one base has a quality score < 10), producing the protein MIIPCRNGVFFFFCALALRFPCVGHKPATSQPMRTEMAKRWQAKDAMVLPLMLVTWVELENCANVSSFCSWYIRAYADISRLWTRILMIAKIRIPSVILWVMSIKKIGLIGYHRLLKVQGSQLRVYIQATVRIASMDADAEQNELIGVPWVIATRLNQSHKRLPTIA; encoded by the exons ATGATTATCCCATGCCGGAACGgggttttcttcttcttttgtgCACTCGCGTTGCGCTTCCCATGTGTCGGCCACAAGCCCGCGACTAGCCAACCAATGAGGACCGAAATGGCTAAAAGGTGGCAGGCAAAAGACGCAATGGTGCTTCCCCTGATGTT AGTCACTTGGGTTG AATTAGAAAACTGCGCCAATGTCTCTTCATTTTGTTCGTGGTATATTCGAGCATATGCCGATATCTCGAGGCTCTGGACCAGGATTCTCATGATAGCAAAAATACGCATTCCCTCAGTGATCCTCTGGGTGATGAGCATTAAGAAGATTGGATTAATTGGGTATCACAGGCTTCTGAAGGTGCAAGGTTCACAGCTTCGAGTGTACATCCAAGCTACAGTCAGGATTGCGAGTATGGATGCAGATGCGGAACAGAACGAACTTATTGGCGTCCCTTGGGTCATAGCTACCAGGTTGAACCAGAGTCATAAGCGCCTACCTACAATAGCATAA
- a CDS encoding hypothetical protein (At least one base has a quality score < 10): protein MDILPPKVYWTLLGDLPLSDLCNISRCSRSLCEIAKPMLYRVLHLSFNDGNLRSQTLLLLRTLVCNPGLSRFVRSISLENNGSGGWTKGHSQLLTLVLSGVSLRPERIRGFSTTSSWVPLDKYFLNLNSVVYTGHITSAELDWFRWHLSNCKQISRLHLCLPKRGSNHQFHLLEATSLDCLSELCLEHCALEPLLPKHPWRLRWLDLRLCSGTEAFIKRLLSGNQLQFVKVLRLSGRLSRRTFLSLLFSLDENHHLEQLSFRLDGLLQLAEGDHNGRSLAPLKLGVSFDGLRSRMLGHLKIHGSKLRSVIVDIRQDIDFCEPSLSFSIQDMAIIINSCPSLTFLSLPVHFRNVSSDQVRHLHHPVKLQALHMRGDCGSFSDVARNISTLVSVFKFPPSFQAFVGHGKSLKIIHIPPSGRSFFTSVSRSQRLSYCLDL, encoded by the coding sequence ATGGATATACTGCCTCCAAAGGTCTATTGGACGTTGCTAGGAGATCTGCCACTCAGTGATCTATGCAACATAAGTCGATGCAGCAGGTCGCTTTGCGAGATCGCCAAACCGATGCTCTACCGTGTCCTTCACCTTAGCTTCAACGACGGAAACTTAAGATCTCAGACACTGCTACTATTAAGGACACTGGTGTGTAACCCAGGTCTCTCCAGGTTCGTAAGGTCCATCTCTCTCGAGAACAACGGATCGGGAGGCTGGACAAAGGGACATTCGCAACTTTTAACTCTTGTACTGTCAGGTGTGAGCTTACGCCCGGAGAGAATTAGGGGGTTTTCCACAACCTCTTCCTGGGTTCCACTTGATAAATactttctcaacctcaattcCGTAGTGTATACAGGCCACATAACGTCCGCTGAACTTGATTGGTTTCGTTGGCATCTATCGAACTGCAAACAGATATCACGTCTTCATTTATGTCTTCCTAAGCGCGGATCTAACCACCAGTTTCACCTGCTCGAGGCGACCTCTCTTGATTGTTTGAGTGAACTCTGCCTTGAACATTGTGCGTTAGAGCCTCTCCTTCCAAAACATCCATGGAGGTTGCGTTGGCTTGACCTAAGACTCTGCTCAGGTACCGAGGCCTTCATCAAGCGGTTATTATCAGGCAATCAGCTGCAATTCGTGAAAGTTCTCCGTCTTTCGGGGCGGTTATCACGAAGGACGTTTCTTTCTTTACTATTTTCCTTGGACGAAAATCATCACTTAGAACAATTATCCTTTCGTCTAGACGGTTTGCTACAACTGGCAGAAGGAGATCATAACGGCAGGTCGCTAGCTCCATTGAAACTCGGGGTTTCATTTGACGGTTTACGGTCGAGAATGCTAGGCCACCTCAAGATTCATGGCTCAAAGCTGCGATCAGTCATAGTAGATATTCGGCAAGACATAGACTTCTGCGAGCCCTCCCTATCATTCTCAATACAAGATATGGCGATTATTATCAActcttgtccttctttgaCGTTCTTGAGTTTACCTGTCCATTTTCGTAACGTATCCTCGGACCAAGTCAGACATCTACACCACCCAGTTAAACTTCAAGCCCTACATATGAGGGGCGACTGTGGCTCTTTCAGTGATGTGGCTAGAAATATCAGTACACTGGTCAGCGTGTTTAAATTTCCGCCAAGTTTCCAAGCCTTCGTGGGTCACGGCAAGTCGCTAAAGATTATTCACATACCGCCTTCAGGACGTTCCTTTTTTACTAGTGTTAGCAGGAGCCAAAGGTTGTCCTATTGCCTCGATTTATGA